In Rubrivirga marina, the following are encoded in one genomic region:
- a CDS encoding FG-GAP-like repeat-containing protein gives MRTFLLLAAVASAPLAAQTFTREASPFPVTADGVEVPHPFVGGFFEPRPALVDIDADGDADLILNVGGSGLQFFEREGDDWIWRTDRLGGIEPGNWSTFGDLDGDGDLDLLARGQPGRVRYWRNVGTAQEPAFEVGADPLRDADGEPVNVEDSSIPALADLDGDGDPDLYAGKADIGTITQYVHEGVDDDGVPVFRFVTDRFQDIVIYEENPQCRSAAGRAAPNLPGGRGTMHGANAIAIEDLTGDGAPELFWGDFFAPSLFYFLNEGTPADPQLALASERFPVGQPLTSGGYNAPTYGDTDRDGDSDLVVGVQRGLCFQSQTAVSNLIYFENAGTSEAPDLRVQTDRLIESLDLGSRSTAALVDLENDGDLDLVLANETDPDDTSRANLVRYENVGTASAPALERADDDWLELAYDYGAYAPAFGDLDGDGDLDLLVGGFNGRFALLENTGSTFEVVDERFQNVDVGQYARGTLGDLDGDGDLDLIGGASSGRIRLYRNVGSGSEVVFQTESNGTPVAEDAAFQLEIGLPDRVDADTAPALGDLDGDGDLDLLLGTASGELLVYQNVGSTSAPRFQPAEPIPSGRRRTTPALGDLDGDGRPEIVAGTSSGGFLFWRASQGTWREPAPETDLGFRVVPNPSTDSVAFRAEAGRGEVVVFDATGRRVTRVALAGGVGEWDGRGADGHRAASGVYLARFDTPDGSGTVSFTRVR, from the coding sequence GTGCGCACGTTCCTCCTCCTCGCCGCCGTCGCCAGCGCCCCGCTGGCGGCGCAGACGTTCACCCGTGAGGCCTCCCCGTTCCCCGTCACTGCCGACGGCGTCGAGGTGCCGCACCCGTTCGTCGGCGGCTTCTTCGAGCCCCGTCCGGCGCTCGTCGACATCGACGCGGACGGCGACGCGGACCTGATCCTCAACGTCGGCGGGTCGGGGCTCCAGTTCTTTGAGCGAGAGGGCGACGACTGGATCTGGCGGACCGATCGGCTCGGCGGGATCGAGCCCGGAAACTGGTCCACGTTCGGCGACCTCGACGGCGACGGCGACCTCGACCTCCTCGCGCGCGGCCAGCCCGGCCGCGTCCGCTACTGGCGGAACGTCGGGACGGCGCAGGAGCCCGCGTTCGAGGTCGGCGCCGACCCGCTCCGCGACGCCGACGGCGAGCCGGTCAACGTGGAGGACTCCTCGATCCCGGCCCTCGCCGACCTCGACGGCGACGGGGACCCTGACCTCTACGCCGGCAAAGCGGACATCGGGACGATCACGCAGTACGTCCACGAGGGCGTCGATGACGACGGCGTGCCGGTCTTCCGGTTCGTGACCGATCGGTTTCAGGACATCGTGATCTACGAGGAGAACCCGCAGTGCCGCTCGGCCGCCGGCCGCGCGGCGCCGAACCTGCCGGGCGGGCGGGGGACGATGCACGGGGCCAACGCCATCGCCATCGAGGACCTCACGGGCGACGGCGCCCCGGAGCTGTTCTGGGGTGACTTCTTCGCGCCGAGCCTGTTCTACTTCCTCAACGAGGGGACCCCGGCCGACCCGCAACTTGCACTCGCGTCGGAGCGGTTTCCCGTGGGCCAGCCGCTCACGTCGGGCGGCTACAACGCGCCGACCTACGGGGATACCGACCGCGACGGCGACTCGGACCTCGTCGTCGGCGTCCAGCGTGGGTTGTGCTTCCAGTCGCAGACGGCCGTCTCGAACCTCATCTACTTCGAGAACGCCGGGACCTCCGAGGCGCCCGACCTCCGGGTCCAGACCGACCGGCTGATCGAGTCGCTCGACCTCGGCTCCCGCTCGACGGCCGCGCTCGTGGACCTCGAGAACGACGGCGACCTCGACCTCGTGCTCGCGAACGAGACCGATCCCGACGACACGTCGCGTGCCAACCTCGTCCGGTACGAGAACGTCGGGACGGCCTCGGCCCCGGCCCTCGAGCGGGCCGACGACGACTGGCTGGAGCTCGCCTACGACTACGGCGCCTACGCCCCGGCCTTCGGGGACCTCGACGGCGACGGCGACCTCGACCTCCTTGTCGGCGGGTTCAACGGCCGGTTCGCGCTCCTCGAGAACACGGGCTCGACGTTCGAGGTCGTGGACGAGCGGTTCCAGAACGTCGACGTCGGCCAGTACGCCCGCGGCACGCTTGGCGACCTCGACGGCGATGGCGACCTCGACCTGATCGGCGGGGCATCGAGTGGGCGGATCCGCCTCTACCGGAATGTCGGCTCCGGGTCGGAGGTCGTGTTCCAGACCGAGAGCAACGGGACCCCCGTCGCCGAGGACGCGGCGTTCCAGCTCGAGATCGGCCTCCCGGATCGCGTCGACGCCGACACGGCGCCCGCGCTCGGCGACCTCGACGGCGACGGCGACCTCGACCTTCTCCTCGGTACGGCCAGCGGTGAGCTGCTCGTGTACCAGAACGTCGGGTCCACATCCGCCCCGCGGTTCCAGCCCGCCGAGCCGATCCCCTCCGGGCGCCGGCGGACGACGCCGGCTCTGGGCGACCTCGACGGTGACGGACGGCCCGAGATCGTGGCGGGCACGTCGTCCGGCGGGTTCCTGTTCTGGCGCGCGTCGCAGGGCACGTGGCGCGAACCGGCGCCCGAGACCGATCTCGGCTTCCGCGTCGTGCCGAACCCGTCGACCGACTCCGTCGCTTTCCGTGCCGAGGCGGGTCGGGGCGAGGTGGTCGTGTTCGACGCGACGGGGCGCCGCGTGACGCGCGTCGCGCTGGCCGGCGGCGTCGGTGAGTGGGACGGCCGCGGCGCGGACGGGCACCGCGCGGCGTCGGGCGTCTACCTCGCTCGGTTCGACACGCCCGACGGCAGCGGGACCGTCTCGTTCACGCGCGTCCGCTGA
- a CDS encoding S66 peptidase family protein, which translates to MSLPRPLAPSGHVAVVSPSSAALDPADVEAGLHALHRRGLTVDVLDVAGGPTAYLAGADDARADALNAALRRDDLDAVVCLRGGYGLLRILDRVDYAAARAHPKLVVGYSDVTALHLALYAEAGLPGVSGPMLASDWAKGLDAETEADFWRVVGGHAGYDVVGPGGEALSPLADGDTEGVLLGGNLALVTALLGTPYLPDLDGAILFVEDVGEAPYRIDGMLARLRLGGVLDRLGGLVFGMFTGADVPEGRPTYSVDEVLAQYAPHVGGPVATGLVYGHVPRKSTVPVGVRARLTCGDGEARLHVIDPVAR; encoded by the coding sequence GTGTCCCTCCCCCGTCCGCTCGCCCCGTCCGGCCACGTCGCCGTGGTCTCGCCGTCGAGCGCGGCCCTCGACCCCGCCGACGTCGAGGCCGGGCTCCACGCGCTCCACCGGCGGGGCCTGACCGTCGACGTGCTCGACGTCGCCGGCGGCCCCACCGCCTACCTCGCGGGGGCTGACGACGCCCGTGCCGACGCGCTCAACGCCGCGCTCCGCCGTGACGACCTCGACGCGGTCGTCTGCCTGCGGGGCGGCTACGGCCTCCTCCGCATCCTCGACCGGGTCGACTACGCCGCCGCGCGCGCGCACCCGAAGCTGGTCGTCGGCTACTCCGACGTGACGGCGCTCCACCTCGCGCTCTACGCCGAGGCGGGCCTACCCGGCGTCTCCGGCCCCATGCTCGCCTCCGACTGGGCCAAGGGGCTCGACGCCGAGACCGAGGCCGACTTCTGGCGCGTCGTCGGCGGCCACGCGGGCTACGACGTGGTCGGCCCCGGTGGGGAGGCGCTCTCGCCCCTCGCGGACGGCGACACCGAGGGCGTCCTCCTCGGCGGCAACCTCGCGCTCGTGACGGCCCTCCTCGGGACGCCCTACCTCCCCGATCTCGACGGGGCGATCCTGTTCGTCGAGGACGTCGGCGAGGCGCCGTACCGGATCGACGGGATGCTCGCCCGCCTCCGCCTCGGCGGCGTGCTCGACCGACTCGGGGGGCTCGTGTTCGGGATGTTTACCGGCGCCGACGTCCCGGAGGGCCGCCCGACGTACTCCGTCGACGAGGTGCTGGCGCAGTACGCGCCCCACGTCGGCGGGCCGGTGGCGACGGGGCTCGTCTACGGGCACGTGCCGCGGAAGAGCACGGTCCCCGTCGGCGTCCGCGCCCGGCTGACGTGCGGCGACGGCGAGGCTCGACTTCACGTGATCGATCCGGTGGCCCGATGA
- a CDS encoding SemiSWEET family sugar transporter, with protein MSGVTLLGLVAAACTTASFVPQVLKAWRSGSSADLSLGMYGLFTLGIVLWLAYGLLIRDTPIIVANVVTLVLVLSILVHILRFGKPRPPAA; from the coding sequence ATGAGTGGGGTCACTCTCCTCGGGCTGGTGGCGGCCGCCTGCACCACGGCGTCCTTCGTCCCGCAGGTGCTGAAGGCGTGGCGCTCGGGCTCCTCCGCCGACCTCTCGCTGGGGATGTATGGCCTGTTCACGCTCGGCATCGTGCTCTGGCTCGCGTACGGGCTCCTCATCCGCGACACGCCGATCATCGTCGCGAACGTCGTCACGCTCGTGCTCGTCCTGTCGATCCTCGTCCACATCCTCCGGTTCGGCAAGCCGCGGCCACCGGCGGCGTGA
- the purN gene encoding phosphoribosylglycinamide formyltransferase, translating to MRLALFASGGGSNAGAILDAIDAGRLRAEPVLLVSDRPGIGALARAEARDIPTEVIAPLSDASRFAQALLNALARQEADAIALAGYLKKIPDPVVWAFRDRILNVHPSLLPAFGGAGWYGKRVHQGVLDAGCRVTGATVHLVDDEYDTGPIVLQEAVRVEPDDTPETLATRVLAVEHRLFPQALALLADGRLQVEAGRVRILPPSRPSAS from the coding sequence ATGCGCCTCGCCCTGTTCGCCTCCGGCGGCGGCTCCAACGCCGGCGCGATCCTCGACGCCATTGACGCGGGCCGGCTCCGCGCCGAGCCCGTCCTGCTCGTGAGCGACCGGCCCGGGATCGGGGCGCTGGCGCGGGCCGAGGCCCGCGACATCCCAACCGAGGTGATCGCCCCGCTGTCGGACGCGTCCCGCTTCGCGCAGGCGCTCCTCAACGCGCTCGCCCGTCAGGAGGCCGACGCCATCGCGCTCGCGGGCTACCTCAAGAAGATCCCGGACCCCGTCGTGTGGGCCTTCAGGGACCGGATCCTCAACGTCCACCCCTCCCTCCTGCCGGCGTTTGGCGGAGCCGGGTGGTACGGGAAAAGAGTCCACCAGGGCGTCCTCGACGCGGGGTGCCGCGTGACCGGCGCGACGGTCCACCTCGTCGACGACGAATACGACACCGGGCCGATCGTGCTCCAAGAGGCCGTCCGCGTCGAACCCGACGACACGCCCGAGACGCTGGCCACGCGCGTCCTCGCCGTCGAGCACCGGCTGTTCCCCCAGGCCCTCGCCCTCCTCGCCGACGGCCGCCTCCAGGTGGAGGCCGGCCGCGTCCGCATCCTCCCTCCGTCCCGCCCCTCCGCATCGTGA
- the purH gene encoding bifunctional phosphoribosylaminoimidazolecarboxamide formyltransferase/IMP cyclohydrolase, whose translation MISAKDLPAPDDRYPVRRALLSVSDKAGLADFGQRLHALGVELLSTGGTARALREAGVPVTDVAAVTGFPEILDGRVKSLHPAIHGGILARRTDPDDLGQLEEHGIAPIDLVAVNLYPFREATAGGATDAVAAENVDIGGPGMLRAAAKNFAFVAAIVDPADYDAVADELEAHDGTLSMATRRRLAAKGFAHTADYDAAIAAFFAGDSPHLGIEADEAEAMPERFAVDLPKADDLRYGENPHQRAALYGDASGIYEVLHGKALSFNNLIDLTAALDLVKEFAGGPPTVAILKHTNPCGVGQADGLETAYHKAFATDRQSPFGGIVVVNRPLDQATAEAIDAVFTEIIIAPDFEDGVLDFLQQKKNRRLVSADLAASGDGRNVRTVSGGLLVQDPDAPLAADVRDGWTVPTERQPTEREWADLDFAWRVCKHVKSNAIVYARDGATLGIGAGQMSRIDASEIAVAKGAKSELDFAGCVVASDAFFPFADGLEAAAEAGATAAVQPGGSVRDDEVIAAADARGVAMAFTGRRHFRH comes from the coding sequence GTGATCTCTGCCAAGGACCTCCCCGCCCCGGACGACCGCTACCCCGTCCGCCGCGCCCTCCTCTCCGTCTCCGACAAGGCCGGCCTGGCCGACTTTGGTCAACGCCTCCACGCCCTCGGCGTCGAGCTCCTCTCGACCGGCGGCACAGCCCGCGCGCTCCGCGAGGCCGGTGTGCCCGTGACCGACGTGGCCGCCGTCACCGGCTTCCCCGAGATTCTCGACGGCCGCGTCAAGAGCCTCCACCCGGCCATCCACGGCGGCATCCTCGCCCGGCGGACCGATCCCGACGACCTCGGCCAGCTCGAGGAGCACGGGATCGCCCCCATCGACCTCGTCGCCGTCAACCTGTACCCGTTCCGGGAGGCGACGGCAGGCGGGGCGACCGACGCCGTGGCCGCCGAAAACGTCGACATCGGCGGACCGGGGATGCTCCGCGCGGCGGCCAAGAACTTCGCCTTCGTCGCCGCCATCGTCGACCCGGCCGACTACGACGCCGTCGCCGACGAGCTCGAGGCCCACGACGGGACGCTCTCGATGGCCACGCGCCGCCGCCTCGCGGCCAAAGGGTTCGCCCACACGGCCGACTACGACGCCGCCATCGCCGCCTTCTTCGCCGGCGACTCCCCCCACCTCGGCATCGAGGCGGACGAGGCGGAGGCGATGCCCGAGCGCTTCGCCGTCGATCTCCCGAAGGCCGACGACCTCCGCTACGGCGAGAACCCGCACCAGCGGGCGGCGCTCTACGGGGACGCGTCGGGGATCTACGAGGTGCTCCATGGCAAGGCGTTGTCGTTCAACAACCTCATCGACCTCACGGCCGCGCTCGACCTCGTCAAGGAGTTCGCCGGAGGGCCACCGACCGTCGCGATCCTCAAGCACACGAACCCGTGCGGCGTCGGGCAGGCTGACGGCTTGGAGACGGCCTACCACAAAGCGTTCGCGACCGATCGTCAGAGCCCGTTCGGCGGAATCGTCGTCGTCAACCGGCCGCTTGACCAGGCCACGGCCGAGGCCATCGACGCCGTGTTCACCGAGATCATCATCGCGCCCGACTTCGAGGACGGCGTGCTCGACTTCCTCCAGCAGAAGAAGAACCGCCGGCTCGTCAGTGCGGACCTGGCCGCCTCGGGCGACGGTCGGAACGTGCGGACGGTCTCCGGAGGGCTCCTCGTGCAGGACCCCGACGCCCCTCTCGCGGCCGACGTTCGCGACGGCTGGACGGTCCCGACCGAGCGGCAGCCGACCGAGCGCGAGTGGGCCGACCTCGACTTCGCGTGGCGCGTCTGCAAGCACGTCAAGTCGAACGCGATCGTCTACGCCCGCGACGGCGCGACGCTCGGGATCGGGGCCGGGCAGATGAGCCGGATCGACGCGAGCGAGATCGCCGTCGCGAAGGGCGCCAAGTCGGAGCTCGACTTCGCGGGCTGCGTCGTCGCGAGCGACGCGTTCTTCCCGTTCGCCGACGGCCTCGAGGCCGCCGCCGAGGCGGGCGCGACGGCGGCCGTCCAGCCCGGCGGGAGCGTCCGCGACGACGAGGTGATCGCGGCGGCCGACGCCCGCGGTGTGGCCATGGCCTTCACGGGCCGGCGGCACTTCCGCCACTGA
- a CDS encoding GAF domain-containing sensor histidine kinase, whose translation MPNRPPEPSLRQQALWVTGLLDSPPEPSFDRLTDLVRMILDVPVALVSLIDRDRQFFKSQQGLPEPWCSLRQTPLSHSFCQHVVDQAEPLVVPDAREHPLVQDNLAIEDLSVVAYLGVPLATPDNVVIGSLCAIAPEPRQWTERDLATLEALAESVMTEIAVRYHLEQRNAAAAELEATSASLRLLNQDLESRVAERTEEVQGLANALTMAEQEERRRIGHVLHDDLQQVLHGVQMMLAVGDHHRASELVEHASRLTRTLAHELTPPVLHEGTLGELVGWLADQQKDVYGLEVEVDVEDGIPQVDEAVRVLLYGVLREFLFNVVKHAGAHRVLLTVEAAAAAGVRIVVADDGVGFDPLAARRAGGIGLAGARDRIRLVGGCLDITSAPGAGTRVSIEVPASPGLSGGSAAGP comes from the coding sequence ATGCCGAACCGTCCGCCTGAGCCCTCCCTCCGCCAGCAGGCGTTGTGGGTCACGGGGCTGCTCGACAGCCCGCCCGAGCCCTCCTTCGACCGGCTGACGGACCTCGTGCGGATGATCCTCGACGTCCCGGTCGCGCTGGTGTCGCTCATCGACCGCGACCGGCAGTTCTTCAAGAGCCAGCAGGGCCTCCCCGAGCCGTGGTGCTCGCTCCGTCAAACCCCGCTCTCGCACTCGTTCTGCCAGCACGTCGTGGACCAGGCGGAGCCGCTCGTCGTCCCCGACGCTCGCGAGCACCCGTTGGTCCAGGACAACCTGGCCATCGAGGACCTTTCGGTGGTGGCCTACCTCGGCGTCCCGCTCGCCACGCCCGACAACGTCGTGATCGGGTCGCTCTGCGCCATCGCCCCCGAGCCGCGGCAGTGGACCGAGCGAGACCTCGCGACGCTGGAGGCGCTGGCGGAGTCGGTGATGACGGAGATCGCCGTCCGGTATCACCTCGAGCAGCGGAACGCGGCCGCCGCCGAACTCGAAGCGACCAGCGCGTCGCTCCGCCTGCTGAACCAGGACCTCGAGTCCCGAGTGGCCGAGCGGACCGAGGAGGTCCAGGGTCTGGCGAATGCCCTCACGATGGCGGAGCAGGAGGAGCGCCGACGGATCGGCCACGTGCTCCACGACGACCTCCAGCAAGTTCTCCACGGGGTCCAGATGATGCTCGCTGTCGGCGACCACCACCGGGCCTCCGAACTCGTGGAACACGCCTCGCGGCTGACTCGGACGCTGGCCCACGAACTGACCCCGCCCGTCCTCCACGAGGGGACGCTCGGCGAACTCGTGGGCTGGCTGGCCGATCAGCAGAAAGACGTCTACGGGCTCGAGGTCGAAGTGGACGTTGAGGACGGGATCCCCCAGGTTGACGAGGCCGTGCGGGTCCTGCTCTACGGCGTGCTCCGGGAGTTCCTGTTCAACGTGGTCAAGCACGCCGGGGCCCACCGGGTGCTACTGACGGTCGAGGCCGCGGCGGCGGCTGGCGTCCGAATCGTGGTGGCCGACGACGGCGTCGGGTTCGACCCGTTGGCGGCCCGCCGGGCGGGCGGGATCGGGCTGGCGGGGGCCCGGGACCGGATCCGGCTCGTCGGAGGGTGCCTCGACATCACGTCGGCGCCCGGGGCAGGGACGCGCGTCTCGATCGAAGTGCCCGCCTCGCCGGGGCTCAGTGGCGGAAGTGCCGCCGGCCCGTGA
- a CDS encoding rod shape-determining protein produces MLNPFSVDVAIDLGTANTLIHVRDKGIVLNEPSIVAIDRRSGKPVAIGTEALLMHERTHKDIETIRPLNDGVIADFSVADALIRGLIRRVKPGWLTSIGRMVICVPSGITEVERRAVKDAAQNAGARQVMLIDEPMAAAIGIGLTVQEPVGNMIVDIGGGTTEIAVIALNGIVVDESIRVGGNELDEAVMQYFKKHHNLLIGSRTAERIKCEIGSAQKLDPELELSVKGRDLVTGVPKTRVVSSEDVREALRPSVNQIAAAVVRALERTPPELGGDVLERGIMLTGGGALLKGLDDYLRERTELPVFSAEDPLTAVVRGTGSVLEDIDGYMPVLSN; encoded by the coding sequence GTGCTCAACCCGTTCTCGGTCGACGTCGCCATCGACCTCGGCACCGCCAATACGCTCATCCACGTCCGCGACAAGGGGATCGTGCTCAACGAGCCGTCCATTGTCGCCATCGACCGGCGGTCCGGCAAGCCCGTCGCCATCGGGACCGAGGCGCTGCTGATGCACGAACGAACGCACAAGGACATCGAGACCATCCGGCCGCTCAACGACGGCGTCATCGCCGATTTCTCGGTCGCCGACGCGCTGATCCGAGGCCTCATCCGCCGCGTCAAGCCGGGCTGGCTGACGAGCATCGGGCGGATGGTCATCTGCGTGCCGAGCGGCATCACCGAGGTCGAGCGCCGCGCCGTCAAGGACGCGGCCCAGAACGCGGGCGCGCGCCAGGTCATGCTCATCGATGAGCCGATGGCCGCCGCCATTGGGATCGGGCTGACCGTCCAGGAGCCCGTCGGCAACATGATCGTGGACATCGGCGGCGGGACGACCGAGATCGCGGTGATCGCCCTCAACGGCATCGTCGTCGACGAGTCGATCCGAGTGGGCGGCAACGAGCTCGACGAGGCCGTGATGCAGTACTTCAAGAAGCACCACAACCTCCTCATCGGGAGCCGGACGGCCGAGCGGATCAAGTGCGAGATCGGGAGCGCGCAGAAGCTGGACCCCGAGCTCGAGCTCTCGGTCAAGGGCCGCGACCTCGTGACGGGCGTCCCCAAGACGCGCGTTGTGTCGAGCGAGGACGTCCGCGAGGCGCTCCGCCCGAGCGTCAACCAGATCGCCGCGGCCGTCGTCCGGGCGCTGGAGCGGACGCCGCCGGAGCTCGGCGGCGATGTCCTCGAGCGCGGCATCATGCTCACCGGCGGCGGCGCGCTCCTCAAGGGCCTCGACGACTACCTCCGCGAGCGGACCGAGCTGCCGGTGTTCTCGGCCGAGGACCCGCTCACGGCCGTCGTCCGCGGGACGGGCTCCGTGTTGGAGGACATCGACGGCTACATGCCGGTGCTGAGCAACTGA
- the mreC gene encoding rod shape-determining protein MreC translates to MALAQQVWERSRDYVVFGALLLVGIVIFVGRNGPALRAARAASLTVTAPVEGAFERAAQFRRSLVENERLRSETAQLSAEVARLREASAENAQLRSLLQFPDTTNTRRVVARVVAKDITEQTNLLTIDAGARDSIEVGMPVINERGIVGRVVLTSDRYSVVMPHQNTQFRVPAAIEALGREGVVRWDGAAFDRLTMEYVVKTEPVERGMLVVTSPFSGVFPAGIPVGRVDTAYAAAGRNDYVIHLDPAAPISEVGYVYVLLTRPDPEQAILEAAARDSLGIERQQAALEARLQATTPDE, encoded by the coding sequence ATGGCCCTTGCGCAGCAGGTCTGGGAGCGCTCGCGCGACTACGTCGTGTTCGGAGCGCTTCTCCTCGTCGGCATCGTGATCTTCGTCGGCCGGAACGGGCCGGCGCTCCGGGCCGCCCGCGCGGCGAGCCTCACGGTCACAGCCCCGGTCGAGGGCGCGTTCGAGCGGGCCGCGCAGTTCCGCCGGTCGCTCGTCGAGAACGAGCGGCTCCGCTCCGAGACCGCCCAGCTCTCCGCCGAGGTGGCCCGGCTGCGGGAGGCGTCGGCCGAGAACGCCCAGCTCCGCTCGCTCCTCCAGTTCCCCGACACCACGAACACGCGCCGCGTCGTGGCCCGCGTCGTGGCGAAGGACATCACGGAGCAGACGAACCTGCTGACGATCGACGCCGGGGCCCGCGACTCGATCGAGGTCGGGATGCCCGTCATCAACGAGCGCGGCATCGTGGGGCGCGTCGTGCTCACGAGCGACCGGTACTCGGTGGTGATGCCGCACCAGAACACGCAGTTCCGCGTGCCGGCGGCCATCGAGGCGCTCGGGCGCGAGGGCGTCGTCCGGTGGGACGGCGCCGCGTTCGACCGGCTCACGATGGAGTACGTCGTCAAGACGGAGCCCGTCGAGCGCGGGATGCTCGTCGTGACGAGCCCGTTCTCGGGCGTCTTCCCCGCCGGCATCCCCGTCGGCCGCGTCGACACGGCGTACGCCGCGGCCGGGCGCAACGACTACGTGATCCACCTCGACCCGGCCGCGCCGATCTCTGAGGTGGGCTACGTCTACGTGCTCCTGACGCGGCCCGATCCGGAGCAGGCCATCCTCGAGGCTGCCGCGCGTGACTCGCTCGGCATCGAGCGCCAGCAGGCGGCCCTGGAGGCCCGGCTCCAGGCGACGACGCCCGACGAGTAG
- the dacB gene encoding D-alanyl-D-alanine carboxypeptidase/D-alanyl-D-alanine endopeptidase, producing the protein MSVRHRLLPLLLALFAVAAGAQPTSTQAGLAERIDEVLDARAFDDAYWGAYVVNLDTGTELYDRNAARRFIPASNMKILSTAAAVDALGPGFRYRTRLYADGEVQNGTLLGSLIVRGAGDPTIGGRYADGDMLRVFRQWADSLRAAGIRRIQGDVIGDDDVFDNVHLGQGWQWDDLKWYYGAEVSGLQFNEGTVHVEVHGTSPGSPARIEVEPDYGYARFVNRSTTTSGGGIREGYDRALSENVFTVSASVPAGRTETEDLSIVNPTDYFVSTMIGVFEDQGIEVVGAAVDVDEWGRRPRYELLTRVATTTSPPLSEIIKETNESSNNLYAEHLLRTLGAYVYRGADLPTGSAFAGFEASKPFLERVGVDPESFRVADGSGLSALNRLTPVGLVGVLRGMYQHPDRATREAFWNSLAVGGYTGTIRSRYRSGDARGNVRAKTGYISGARTLSGYVRSASGDILAFSLLCNNYTVSTSRVNSAQDQIVELLADYEGR; encoded by the coding sequence ATGTCCGTCCGCCACCGACTTCTCCCGCTCCTCCTCGCCCTGTTCGCCGTCGCCGCCGGCGCCCAGCCGACCTCGACGCAGGCGGGCCTCGCCGAGCGGATCGACGAGGTCCTCGACGCCCGGGCCTTCGACGACGCCTACTGGGGCGCCTACGTCGTCAACCTCGACACCGGAACGGAGCTCTACGACCGGAACGCCGCACGCCGGTTCATCCCGGCGAGCAACATGAAGATCCTCTCGACGGCCGCCGCCGTCGACGCGCTCGGACCGGGCTTCCGCTACCGCACGCGGCTCTACGCCGACGGCGAGGTCCAGAACGGGACGCTGCTCGGCTCGCTCATCGTCCGGGGCGCCGGCGACCCGACGATCGGCGGGCGCTACGCCGACGGCGACATGCTCCGCGTCTTCCGGCAGTGGGCCGACAGCCTCCGCGCGGCCGGCATCCGCCGGATCCAGGGCGACGTGATCGGCGACGACGACGTGTTCGACAACGTCCACCTCGGGCAAGGCTGGCAGTGGGACGACCTCAAGTGGTATTACGGCGCCGAGGTCTCGGGCCTCCAGTTCAACGAGGGGACGGTCCACGTCGAGGTCCACGGCACCTCCCCGGGGTCGCCTGCCCGGATCGAGGTCGAGCCTGACTACGGCTACGCCCGGTTCGTCAACCGCTCGACCACGACGTCCGGCGGCGGCATCCGCGAGGGGTACGACCGCGCGCTCTCGGAGAACGTGTTCACGGTGTCGGCCAGCGTTCCCGCCGGGCGGACCGAGACCGAGGACCTGTCGATCGTCAACCCGACCGACTACTTCGTCTCGACGATGATCGGAGTGTTCGAGGACCAGGGGATCGAGGTCGTCGGCGCGGCCGTCGACGTCGACGAGTGGGGCCGCCGGCCGCGGTACGAGCTCCTCACCCGCGTCGCGACCACCACGTCGCCGCCGCTCTCGGAGATCATCAAGGAGACGAACGAGTCGTCGAACAACCTCTACGCCGAGCACCTTCTCCGCACGCTCGGCGCCTACGTCTATCGTGGGGCCGACCTCCCGACGGGCTCCGCGTTCGCGGGCTTCGAGGCGTCGAAGCCGTTCCTCGAGCGCGTGGGCGTCGACCCCGAGAGCTTCCGCGTGGCCGACGGGTCGGGGCTCTCGGCGCTCAACCGGCTCACGCCGGTCGGTCTCGTCGGCGTCCTCCGCGGGATGTACCAACACCCCGACCGCGCCACGCGCGAGGCGTTTTGGAACTCGCTAGCCGTGGGCGGCTACACCGGCACGATCCGCAGCCGCTACCGCTCGGGCGACGCGCGCGGGAACGTCCGCGCGAAGACCGGCTACATCTCGGGCGCCCGGACGCTCTCGGGCTACGTCCGGAGCGCCTCCGGCGACATCCTCGCGTTCTCGCTGCTGTGCAACAACTACACGGTCTCGACGAGCCGCGTGAACAGCGCCCAGGACCAGATCGTCGAGCTCCTGGCGGACTACGAAGGGCGGTAG